In Candidatus Contubernalis alkalaceticus, the genomic window TCTTTATCGAGGAAACCCTGAGAAAAATGAGATTTCTTTTTTAATCAATGTTGCCTGGGGGAATGAATACATGGAAGATATGCTGGAGGTGCTGGACCGGTACCAGGTTAGCTGTACATATTTTTTTGTAGGAAAGTGGGCGGAAAAAAACCCTGATATGGTGAGGCAAATTATTTCCAGAGGACATGAAGCAGCCAATCACGGTTATCGGGATTCGGTATTAATGTCACAGCTTTCCTCAGAAGAGATGAAAGAAGATATCCAAAAGACCAATGAGGTGTTACGGGAATTGACGGGTAGTGTTCCGCAGTTTTTCAGTTCCCATTGTGGTGAGCTGAACCAGGATCTTTTGGAAGTGACTGCAGGGTTGAATATGAGAACAGTTATGTGGTCCCTGGACACAGTGGATTGGATGCTTCCCGGGGTGAAGGTAATGGTGGATAAGGTTTTAGGAGGGGCTCATAACGGGGCTACCGTGCTTATGCATCCTACGGAGCAGACTCCAGAGGCTCTGGAGATAATTATTCAGGGGCTTGAGGAACAGGGGTATCAACTGGTTCCTTTGTCCCGGTTAATTGATCCTGACTACTACAGCGAAAATTTATAAAATAAGGGTGAAGCATGAAAAAATACAGTTTGTTTTTACGCTTCAGCAGTATAATGGCTTTTTTGGCAATTTTAGTTTTTTTGTTTTTGTTCTACAATGTTGGAGAAACTTTAGAAAGGCACTTTTATGGGGTTAAGCCCGGAGTTACCCTGGAGGGGAAAGATATGTCGGGATTTCTCCGCCGGGAAGTGGAGGATTTGGTCACAAAAAGGGGCGAGGAAGAAAGGGTAATCCCCCAAAATGCCTATATCAGCCGGGATAACGGTGAAATAGTGCAGGAGGTTATAGGCCGGGAGATCGATGTCTTAAATACGGTTAATAAAGTTATGGAGGCAGAAGAAAATCTCAGCATAGAACTGATTGTTGTGGAACTTGATCCGGAAATCACAGCGAAGTTGATTGAGTCCATCGACAAAGTGATAGGCAGTTATTATACCTGGATGGGCTCTGGTTTTAGTAGGGTGACCAACATCATGGTAGCCGGAGAGGCCATCAACAACACCCTGCTGCACCCGGGACAGGTGTTTTCATTCAATCAGGCTACAGGTCCCAGAACGGCAGAAAGGGGCTATCAATATGCTCCCATTATTGTTCATGGGTCAGTAGTTTTGGGTCTGGGAGGTGGGATTTGTCAAACCTCCTCAACTCTATACAATGCGGTGCTGCAATCTCAATTAGAGGTGGTGGAGCGTTATCCCCACAGTAAGCCGGTAGGGTATGTGCCTAAAGGTAAAGATGCTACAGTTTCTAATTATTTGGATTTTAAGTTCAGAAATAATACAGATAAATTTCTTTTGGTAAAGGCCAGCAGTTATGGGGGAAAAATAGAGGTAGAGATATGGAGCAGTTAAATGATTTCTCCTGTAAGGTTTTACTGAGCTTTTAAGAGCTTTTAGTGAAACGTAAGTTTTTATGCAGGAAATAACATGTCCATGTGGAATTAAAAAGCGTAAGCGTCATACCACACTTTAAGAATAAGTTAACTGGTTTCAGCAAGCTGAAACATCGGGGAACCAGGTGGAGACTCTACTCCACCAGATTTTAAGCCCCACCTACGCTAACGCTTAGAGGTGGGGGTTTTATTAATTAATAAAACAGATAAACATTAAAGCAAATGTAACCTTATCGTTTAGCAGGAGTTGAATATAACAATGGATAAAATTGTATTGAAGATTGTGCAGCTAAAAGAAGCCCAGGATTTACCCCTTCCTGATTATGCCAGTCCTGGTTCCGCGGGAATGGATTTAAGGGCCGCCCTGACAGAGGAATTTATCCTGCAGCCTGGGGAGTATACTCTGGTGCCTACAGGTTTAATCATAGAAATTCCTGAGAACTTTGAAGGTCAGGTTCGACCCAGAAGCGGCCTGGCTTTAAAGCATGGGATTACACTGCTTAATAGTCCAGGAACCATTGATTCCGACTATCGGGGAGAGGTTAAAGTGATTTTAATTAATTTAGGTAAGGAACCTTACGTTATTAAAAGGGGAGACCGGATAGCACAATTAGTTTTGGTTCCGGTATCCAGGGCGCAGGTGGTTAAATCAGGTCAACTTTCTAATACTTCACGGGGGGAAGGTGGTTTTGGCCACAGCGGTGTAGAATAAGGCAGTAGAAACCGCTCCCTTGTCATGCTTGGACTTTTGAAAAATCTTTAAAAAATCTTTTAAAAAAATACATCAATCCGGTGTATTTTTTTCATTATGAAAAGCTTGTATGCATATGAATAGGTAGGAGGGTCGAACTATGATAATTCACTCTTTATGTTTTATAGTATTATTGGTATTGTCGCTGGCAAAAAGAGTTGTAAGCAGAAAACAGTGGTTGTCAAATATTAAGAACCTTCCGACGGATCCCATACCATCACCGCTGTCCCAGGCTCTTTCAGATATGTTGGGGACAGCCGGTGGAATATACCTGGCCTTGTTGATGCTGGTTTCTTTTTTGAAAATTGAAGTGCCCTCAATGGTAGATATCTTTGGAATGGAAATAGAACCATTGGCTTTTATTTCTATAGTTTTTACTTTAGTTCAACCCTATGTGGTGGAAATAAAACAATATTGGGGAGGCTAAAAAATGTATCTCAGTGAGCTGGAAGGAAAAGAGATTATCAACTTATATGATGGAACCCGTTTGGGTACTCTGGGAAATGCAGAAGTAGTTTTTGAACCGGAAACCGGAATTATCAAGGCACTGCTGCTTCCCGGTTTTCAGGGTTTTTTAAAATTTCAAAATAAAGAGGATATAACCATACCCTGGGAATCTATACGCAAAGTTGGGACAGATATGATGCTGGTAGATCTGCATTCTCAGAAGTTACGGTCTAGAAATGGTAGAAATCAGGTATAAGAAACATTGGTTGTGGTAATACTAAAAATTGAAAATTTACCAAAATAGGAGGCAAAATTTATGGATACAACTGTGATAGGAGTTATGAAGGACCACAGCCGAGCAGAGGAAGCTGTAAGATCTTTGCGGGAAAAAGGTTTTAATGAAAATGAAATTTCCATTGTAGCAAAGGACGAAGGCCAAAAAAATGAAGGACAGGGAGACCTCTCCTACAGCGAACAGAATTTAGCCGACGGCAGCGTTACAGGGGGTGCTCTGGGAGGAGTTGCAGGATTACTGATGGGCGCTGGAGCTTTATTGATTCCAGGGGTTGGCCCCATTATTGCAGCAGGACCCCTGGCAGGAGCACTGACCGGTGTAGTAACCGGTGGAATTGCTGGGGGATTGATTGATTTTGGAATACCAGAAGAAAGAGGAAGGCATTTTGAAGAGAGAGTCAAACAGGGAGATATTCTGGTGGCCATCAAGACAAATGAAAATAAAGTGGATACAGCCGCATCTATACTCAGGGAGTACGGTGCAAAAGATGTGGAGAGTCATTCCAAGTAATTTTTTTAGCAGGTAAAAAACGCGTTGAGAGACGCGTTTTTTTTTGTGTGTAATTTTCACACAATGCAGGTGGGAGTCATACTATTATATTAACCTATTTCCGTGGGGTGACAGGAGGAGAATCACATGAGTATTAAAGTTACTATTTTAGGGGGCGATGACAGAGAAATAGAGGTAGCGTTGAAACTGGAAGAATTAGGTTTTCAAGTTAGGACAGTTGGTTTTGATAACTATTCAGGAAAATTTCCTTTTAAAAATATGGATATTGAAGAAGCTGTTAGTTCTGCCCAGGTAATTATTGCTCCTTTAGCCGGAACAGACTATAAAGGTAAACTTTATGCCAGGCACACTGCAAAAGATATATTTTTAACAGAAGAGATCTTAATTCAGGTTAAAACAGGAGTTCTTTTTTTAATCGGCAGGGCTAAAGGAATTATAAAGGATGTGCTGGAGGCCAAAGGGGTGAAAGTGGTTGAAGTGGGTGACCTGGACGAAATTGCTATATTAAATTCTATCCCCACCGCTGAAGGCGCCATCCAATTTGCTATGGAAAATACGCCCATAACCATACATCACAGCCATTCCCTGGTAATTGGCTTTGGGCGCTGCGGTATCACTCTGGCCAGAACACTTCATGCCTTAGGGGCCAGGGTGACGGTAGCCGCAAGAAATGGAGCTGCACTGGCTCGGGCCTGGGAAATGGGTTTTGAATCCATTCATCTCAGGGAATTAGATAATAAACTAAACAGCTATGAGATTATATTCAATACAGTACCTGTAATGATTTTAAACAGGGAAAAGATTGAAAAAATTAATTTGGAAACGTTAATTATTGATATCGCATCATTGCCTGGAGGGGTAGATTTTGAGGCGGCCCGGGAAAAAGGCATAAAAGCAATCCTAACTCTGAGTTTACCTGGTTTGGTAGCTCCAAAAACAGCTGGAAGAATGCTGGCCGGCATATATCCCCGGTTAATTCAAAAGTATCTTTATTGATAGGAGGCGAAAAAATGTCATTAAATGGATTAAATATAGGAATTGGCATTACCGGTTCTTACTGCACCTTTGATAAAATTGTACCGGTACTGGAGGAGATGACCCGGTTGGGTGCGGAAATTCATCCAATTATTACTCCTGCTGTTAATTATATTGATACAAGGTTTGGAAAAGCGGAATATTGGAAGGAGAGAATTAAGGAGGTTACCGGAAGGGAACCTATATATACTATCGTTGGAGCGGAACCTGTAGGTCCGAAAAGTTATCTGGATGTAATGGTGGTGGCACCCTGCACCGGTAATACTTTGGCTAAGTTGGCCAACGGAATTACGGATACAGCGGTATTGATGGCAGTGAAAGCACAGTTAAGAAATGTAAAGCCGGTAGTAATCGCCATATCGACTAATGATGGGTTGGGATTGAATGCCAAAAACCTTGGAATTCTAATTAATATGAAAAATATATTTTTAGTTCCTTTTGGGCAGGATAATCCCATAAAAAAAGAGAATTCACTAGTAGCCAGAATGGATCTTCTAATAAAAACCATTGAGAAAGCCAGGGAGGGCAGACAGATTCAGCCTATATTGATAGAATATCAATCTGTTCAATAATAATGGTTTAAAAAAGGCTATTCTTTTGCTATAATAAAATCAATTTTTAAAAACCAATTTTTTTGAAAATATTAGAACGAAGGAGGTGAAGTTAAGTTGACAGATTTTGGAAGGCTAATAACAGCAATGGTTACTCCATTTAATGAAAAAATGAAAGTGGATTACCAAAGGGCCAAAGAACTGGCTGAGCATTTGGCAGCTACAGGGTCCCAGTCTATTGTTGTGGCGGGGACGACAGGAGAATCCCCTACTCTTAGCGTAGAGGAAAAAGAAAACCTGTTTAAGACTGTTGTGGATGCAGTTAAAGGAAAGGCCAGAGTAATTGCAGGGTCCGGCTCCAATTCTACAGAGCAGTCTATGGAAATCACCAGGAAAGCGGAGGCTGCGGGAGTTGATGGAGTAATGTTGGTGGTCCCCTATTATAATAAGCCTCCTCAGGAGGGACTTTATTCACATTTTAAAATGATTGCTGAGTCCACTCACCTGCCCATCATGCTTTACAATGTTCCCGGCAGGACTAGTGTAAATCTTTCTGCTCAAACTACCATTAAATTAGCTCAATTAGACAATGTTTTTGCTATTAAAGAGGCCAGCGGTGACCTGGAACAAATCAGTCAGATTATCACTGAGACCCCGGAGGATTTCTTAGTTTACAGCGGCGATGACAGTATGACTTTACCCATCATGTCCATTGGGGGGTATGGTGTAGTAAGTGTTGCCGGGCATATTATTGGAGAAAAAATTACAGAAATGATAGGGGCTTTCACCAGCGGCCAACCAGATGAAGCGGCTGCCCTACATAGAAAACTGATGCCGATTTTTAAAGGTATGTTCATCAGCACCAATCCCATTCCTGTAAAAACGGCACTGAACCAGCTGGGTAATGAAGTTGGACCCGTTCGTTTACCCTTGGTTCAAATGACTCCTGGCCAGCAGGAGGAGTTAAAGGGTATTTTAATGAGGGCTGGGCTTTTGTAATCTAAACCAAATCAGAGGAATTGAGGATTTTAAACCCGCTTAACTCTCCGAAAATATTATCGGGATAAGGCGGGTTTTAATTTTACAAAGTATTTCTTAGGAAGAGCCCATATTAATCCAGGGAATCCATTGCACCCATCAGATGTAACACGCCTAAGGGGAAACTTGCACTGTATCTGCTAATACTATCCCGTATTTGACACTTGATAGAAATAAAAATCCTGCAACACCTTGATATTAGGGTATTTGCAGGATTTCATGTTAATGTAAAAAGTGCGTAATGTTTTTATGATTTTGTACTTTTAAAAATTTTTTTCATCATACTTGTAGTAACAATCTGATAGTCAGTGCGAAAGCCAAAAGCTTCATGTAAGGCATCAGTAAAATCTGTTCTTGTATATATTGGTTCATAACCTTCACCCTTAATTACTTTGAAATTCATTTCGCGCAATTCACTAATAATTTCATGACATGTAAAATTTTCACTAAGCTTCTTTTCCAGTAATCTATAAATAATTAATGATATAAAGCAAGTGTTGAAATGTGCTTCTATCCTATCATCATTACTTAAATATACAGGTCTTGCTTTAAACTCGCTTTTCATAATTCTAAAACATTCTTCTATTTCCCATCTTCTATGATTCACCTTAATTATTTCAGTGGCATCATCATCAAGATTGGTACAAACCCCATAAAAACCATCAAATGCTTCTTCTTTTTGGATAAGAACGGTATCAATATGATATATTTCATTTTCTGCAACTTCACCGTCTGGAGTGCAGTTTGTTTTATGAATAAATCTTTTGTAATCGTTTTGCCTGCATTTCTTTATTTTTGCAGGGTTAGTATCTATTGTTTTTTGAGCTCGTTCTATTTGAGAATTGCGGATTTTGCGCTGATAATCCCTGTATTTAATGGAGTATGTTACAATAAGTTTTTGCTCAAAACCGTTCTCTTTAATCCAGCGCTCCTTGTAAAAGACTTTGTTTTTATCCTTATTCTCATCAAGTTTGGAGATATCATAAGATTTCATATCTCCCGAACGTTGCCAGCCATCTGTAGCAAGTGCCCATTTTTTAAGGTGTTTTTTTAATTTTTTTATAGACTGGGTTGTAATGAAAGCTCGATCATCCTTATCATTAAACTTTCGATTAGCCTCAGAAGCAAGACCGGCATCGGTGCAGACGATAAACTTAGAAAGCTCAAAATCGGATAAAATCATCTTTTCTAAAGGTTTTAATGTGAGCTGTTCATTCATATTTCCCCTATTAATACTAAAAGCAAGAGGAATACCGTCCCCATCCATAAATAGACCCATTTGAACAATAGGGTTTGGTTTATGCTCTTTTGATGGGCCGTATTGCTTTTTGCCTTCTTCTTGTTCAATTTCAAAAAAGTAATTGGTGCAATCATAGTAAAGAATACCGGTATTCCTCTTGGAAACCTTTAAACTGTTTTCATATAATGAGGATTGTATAAAATCTGTTTCCTTAGCCAAAACTTCAAGAGCTCTATATATTTGATGGAGATCAAAATTCGGCTGCTCTATAAACTTCTTAGAAAGTTGATAAGTCGCGAGTTTTGAAGAAGGGAAGATAACCCTGCCATAAATCAGTCTGGAAAGAATTGAATCCAAATCAAAATTGAATTTATACTTCTGAGTTATTTTCTTACAAATCTTATGTATTCCGAGTTCATAGTAAATTTTTTGCAGGAAAAGATATCCACCGTTAAAAGAGTGCTGTTCATCTTTGTTGATCAGTTTTGAGGGAGAATATTTAACCAGCACTTCTCGTTTTGTTTCTTTTTCTTTCTCGTTAAGCTCCTCAATATACTTTTTTGCCCATTCAATGGGATCTTGGCCGTTTAATTTTTTCTCTAACTCTGTAATGGTTCCGAGTTTTTCTACAATTTTAGTAGTGCGCTTATTCTTTTCAATAACATCTTTTATTACATAAAGTGAAGTGGCATTTTTAGATTTTGAAAACGATAATCTCATAAAGTCAACTCCTCCAATCCCTTATATTATACCACATTACGAGGCATTACGAAAGATAAACTTGGCAAATTTGACAAAAAAAATAAGCCTTTTCAAAGGCTTGAGCGATTTTTTATTATTAAACTGTCAAAGACCCGGATTTTAAACCCGCTTAACTCTCCGAAAATATTATCGGGATAAGGCGGGTTTTAATTTTACAAAGTATTTCTTAGGAAGAGCCCATATTAATCCAGGGAATCCATTGCACCCATCAGATGTAACACGCCTAAGGGGAAACTTGCACTGTATCTGCTAATACTATATAATAAACCTATGGTAGTATTGAACGGGCATTTTTTTAAAATCAGGAGGTGTTAGGATTCATTGAGCAAAGAAAAACAAAATAAGATACAAGTAATTCCCCTGGGCGGCATTGGAGAAATTGGAAAGAATATGTTCGTCTTGAGATATGAGGATGAAATATTGGTTCTTGATTCGGGATTAAAGTTTCCGGAGGAAGAAATGTTTGGTATAGATATTGTTATTCCCGACATTACATTTCTGAAGGAGAACAAGGAAAAGATTAAGGGGATTATTGTAACCCACGGCCATGAGGATCATATAGGAGCCCTTCCGTATGTTCTTCCTTATCTGAATGTACCCGTATATGGGACAAAACTAACCCTGGGGTTGGTGGAAGGAAAACTGAAGGAACATAATCTGCTCCAATCATCCTCCTTAAATCTCATTAAACCTGGGTGCAGCATGAAGATCAGCGATCATTTTAAGGTTGAGTTTTTTAGAACCAACCACAGCATACCGGATACTGTGGGTGTAGCAGTCTATACCCCTGCAGGCACTGTTGTGTATACCAGTGATTTTAAGTTTGACCAGACTCCGGTACATGGGGAATTGACCGATTATCACAAGCTGGCGGAACTGGGAAGGAAAGGGGTGCTGGTGCTTTTATCTGATAGTACCAATGCGGAAAGGCCCGGCTATACCCTATCAGAAAAAGTTGTAGGTGAAACCATTCAAGATATATTCAGGGCGGCAGAAGGAAGGATTATTCTGGCCACTTTTGCATCTAATGTCCACCGTATTCAGCAGGTTATGGATGCAGCCTGTATACACGACCGCAGGGTAGCTGTTATAGGAAGAAGTATGG contains:
- the dut gene encoding dUTP diphosphatase, encoding MDKIVLKIVQLKEAQDLPLPDYASPGSAGMDLRAALTEEFILQPGEYTLVPTGLIIEIPENFEGQVRPRSGLALKHGITLLNSPGTIDSDYRGEVKVILINLGKEPYVIKRGDRIAQLVLVPVSRAQVVKSGQLSNTSRGEGGFGHSGVE
- a CDS encoding VanW family protein; its protein translation is MKKYSLFLRFSSIMAFLAILVFLFLFYNVGETLERHFYGVKPGVTLEGKDMSGFLRREVEDLVTKRGEEERVIPQNAYISRDNGEIVQEVIGREIDVLNTVNKVMEAEENLSIELIVVELDPEITAKLIESIDKVIGSYYTWMGSGFSRVTNIMVAGEAINNTLLHPGQVFSFNQATGPRTAERGYQYAPIIVHGSVVLGLGGGICQTSSTLYNAVLQSQLEVVERYPHSKPVGYVPKGKDATVSNYLDFKFRNNTDKFLLVKASSYGGKIEVEIWSS
- a CDS encoding general stress protein → MDTTVIGVMKDHSRAEEAVRSLREKGFNENEISIVAKDEGQKNEGQGDLSYSEQNLADGSVTGGALGGVAGLLMGAGALLIPGVGPIIAAGPLAGALTGVVTGGIAGGLIDFGIPEERGRHFEERVKQGDILVAIKTNENKVDTAASILREYGAKDVESHSK
- the dapA gene encoding 4-hydroxy-tetrahydrodipicolinate synthase is translated as MTDFGRLITAMVTPFNEKMKVDYQRAKELAEHLAATGSQSIVVAGTTGESPTLSVEEKENLFKTVVDAVKGKARVIAGSGSNSTEQSMEITRKAEAAGVDGVMLVVPYYNKPPQEGLYSHFKMIAESTHLPIMLYNVPGRTSVNLSAQTTIKLAQLDNVFAIKEASGDLEQISQIITETPEDFLVYSGDDSMTLPIMSIGGYGVVSVAGHIIGEKITEMIGAFTSGQPDEAAALHRKLMPIFKGMFISTNPIPVKTALNQLGNEVGPVRLPLVQMTPGQQEELKGILMRAGLL
- a CDS encoding YlmC/YmxH family sporulation protein; translated protein: MYLSELEGKEIINLYDGTRLGTLGNAEVVFEPETGIIKALLLPGFQGFLKFQNKEDITIPWESIRKVGTDMMLVDLHSQKLRSRNGRNQV
- a CDS encoding polysaccharide deacetylase family protein, whose amino-acid sequence is MKKYIIFKSLSSKKIIILLIIMAVTLILLWAGIKQVKVLEPLKVKPGVIYLGEEVGGLKQEEVISLVTGKVGEVEQPPVDAVVDPVNGGVIPELNGLMVDIQATAEKILRVDSREVVSPVTEIVEPQKTLKDFPNAPLYRGNPEKNEISFLINVAWGNEYMEDMLEVLDRYQVSCTYFFVGKWAEKNPDMVRQIISRGHEAANHGYRDSVLMSQLSSEEMKEDIQKTNEVLRELTGSVPQFFSSHCGELNQDLLEVTAGLNMRTVMWSLDTVDWMLPGVKVMVDKVLGGAHNGATVLMHPTEQTPEALEIIIQGLEEQGYQLVPLSRLIDPDYYSENL
- a CDS encoding IS1634 family transposase encodes the protein MRLSFSKSKNATSLYVIKDVIEKNKRTTKIVEKLGTITELEKKLNGQDPIEWAKKYIEELNEKEKETKREVLVKYSPSKLINKDEQHSFNGGYLFLQKIYYELGIHKICKKITQKYKFNFDLDSILSRLIYGRVIFPSSKLATYQLSKKFIEQPNFDLHQIYRALEVLAKETDFIQSSLYENSLKVSKRNTGILYYDCTNYFFEIEQEEGKKQYGPSKEHKPNPIVQMGLFMDGDGIPLAFSINRGNMNEQLTLKPLEKMILSDFELSKFIVCTDAGLASEANRKFNDKDDRAFITTQSIKKLKKHLKKWALATDGWQRSGDMKSYDISKLDENKDKNKVFYKERWIKENGFEQKLIVTYSIKYRDYQRKIRNSQIERAQKTIDTNPAKIKKCRQNDYKRFIHKTNCTPDGEVAENEIYHIDTVLIQKEEAFDGFYGVCTNLDDDATEIIKVNHRRWEIEECFRIMKSEFKARPVYLSNDDRIEAHFNTCFISLIIYRLLEKKLSENFTCHEIISELREMNFKVIKGEGYEPIYTRTDFTDALHEAFGFRTDYQIVTTSMMKKIFKSTKS
- the dpsA gene encoding dipicolinate synthase subunit DpsA; its protein translation is MSIKVTILGGDDREIEVALKLEELGFQVRTVGFDNYSGKFPFKNMDIEEAVSSAQVIIAPLAGTDYKGKLYARHTAKDIFLTEEILIQVKTGVLFLIGRAKGIIKDVLEAKGVKVVEVGDLDEIAILNSIPTAEGAIQFAMENTPITIHHSHSLVIGFGRCGITLARTLHALGARVTVAARNGAALARAWEMGFESIHLRELDNKLNSYEIIFNTVPVMILNREKIEKINLETLIIDIASLPGGVDFEAAREKGIKAILTLSLPGLVAPKTAGRMLAGIYPRLIQKYLY